Proteins found in one Drosophila busckii strain San Diego stock center, stock number 13000-0081.31 chromosome 2R, ASM1175060v1, whole genome shotgun sequence genomic segment:
- the LOC117134704 gene encoding glycine-rich cell wall structural protein 1.8 translates to MAAYFILSMLLLASSTTWGKPTFGKEHVHIRIHLPEGGGGGHDHGHSGGGGDFSAYEIHDHGHGGHGGGGGGIGYSAGGGGGGHVSTFAVITENHGAGGAAHGHGYSAGGGGGHYSSAHDDSKIAAIAAAAGSSSGHGHGYSSGGGHGYSSGGHGGGSGVAHIAAIAASSDSSSHGGYSSGGYSSGGGGHGGGHDDAHIAAIAAASAASSSSSHSSHGHGDGGYSSSYSAPASSYGVPAVTYGAPAPSYGAPASTYGAPAATYGAPASSYGAPASGGWTGSGSGSSYSSSSSGGYSSYNSGDVSGYSGYSGGDAGGSHDTIAVAAAAAGGSSHSSGGGGGGYNYGQSSGGWS, encoded by the exons ATGGCAGCGTACTTTATT CTGAGCATGCTACTGCTCGCCAGCTCGACGACGTGGGGCAAACCCACCTTTGGCAAGGAGCACGTACATATTCGCATTCATCTGCCAGAAGGCGGCGGTGGTGGACATGATCATGGACATAGCGGTGGCGGCGGTGACTTTTCTGCCTACGAGATTCACGATCATGGACATGGAGGacatggcggcggcggcggcggaaTTGGTTACAGTGCAGGTGGCGGCGGAGGCGGTCATGTAAGCACCTTTGCTGTCATTACTGAAAATCACGGCGCCGGCGGAGCTGCGCATGGACACGGCTACAGCgccggcggcggtggcggacATTACTCTAGTGCCCACGACGATTCCAAGATTGCAgccattgcagctgcagctggctcCAGCTCTGGACACGGACACGGctacagcagcggcggcggacATGGATACAGCAGTGGTGGACATGGAGGCGGCAGCGGTGTTGCTCatattgctgcaattgctgccagcTCAGACTCCTCCTCACATGGCGGTTACAGCAGCGGTGGCTACAGCAGCGGAGGCGGCGGCCACGGTGGTGGACACGATGATGCTCAtattgctgccattgctgctgcatctgctgcttcttcttcctccTCACACAGCTCACATGGACATGGCGATGGCGGctatagcagcagctacagtgcGCCCGCCAGCAGCTATGGAGTTCCTGCTGTTACATATGGTGCTCCTGCGCCCAGCTATGGTGCTCCAGCTTCCACTTATGGCGCTCCTGCTGCCACCTATGGTGCTCCTGCCAGCAGCTACGGTGCTCCCGCTAGCGGCGGCTGGACTGGCTCCGGTTCCggctccagctacagctcgAGCTCAAGCGGCGGTTACAGCAGCTATAACAGCGGCGATGTGAGTGGTTATAGCGGCTACAGCGGCGGCGATGCTGGTGGCTCACATGATACCATTGCTgttgcggcagctgctgctggtggctcATCCCACtcgagcggcggcggcggcggtggctaCAATTACGGCCAGTCCTCCGGCGGCTGGTCTTAA